In Anopheles cruzii chromosome X, idAnoCruzAS_RS32_06, whole genome shotgun sequence, one genomic interval encodes:
- the LOC128268599 gene encoding uncharacterized protein LOC128268599, with protein MYAELVMNRIRQLFLTLIGVLKRAMCCFSRRRKLSHGECEVLSSISIDRSAVGDVRSKHVSEKDWNSWDDAPSTVEEHIERYRETLAQPQHPAESPVEVDYFQGMAPQILRQPKICIAEDSQPRDFSRLTANIDIPVVNELEDWNEGNQTGWDDADESTTKQLIRETRKELRAQRQYSPKRI; from the exons ATGTATGCAGAGTTAGTGATGAATAGAATCCGGCAATTGTTCCTAACGCTGATCGGTGTGCTTAAGCGAGCCATGTGCTGCTTTTCACGTAGACGGAAACTATCCCATGGCGAGTGTGAGGTGTTGAGTTCGATCAGCATCGATCGCAGCGCGGTGGGAGACGTTCGGAGTAAACACGTTTCCGAGAAAGATTGGAACTCTTGGGACGATGCACCGAGCACGGTTGAAGAGCACATTGAGCGGTACCGGGAGACTCTGGCACAGCCACAGCACCCGGCGGAATCTCCGGTAGAGGTGGATTATTTTCAGGGTATGGCTCCACAGATCCTGCGCCAGCCCAAAATCTGCATTGCCGAAGATTCTCAACCGCGCGACTTTAGCCGTCTGACGGCCAATATTGACATTCCTGTGGTG AATGAGCTAGAAGACTGGAACGAGGGCAACCAGACTGGTTGGGATGACGCCGATGAATCCACCACTAAGCAATTGATACGGGAAACCAGGAAGGAGTTGCGTGCCCAGCGACAGTACAGTCCAAAAAGGATATAG